TCGTTGGTCCCATTAGGCCTGGGTCATCAACTTCAAGTTGTGCTTGCACTGGCAAAGGCCTATCTGAAACACTTGAGCTTAAAAACTCGTCATCCGTGAATATATTTCGGTTTATAGGCCAGATGCCGGAAACTCTGAACCCTGCTTGTATGTTTGTATGCGTGAACGCCTTAGGGTATGATTTCCCAAATATCTCAGCCAAATCATAGATAGAAATTGGAGTGCCATGGTGCATGTTTAGCTACTCTGTGCACACGGTATTGTAGTATTTTTTCAATGGCCCATACACCCCCCTGTCAAGGGGCTGTAGCTTATGGCTAGTGTGAAGCGGAAATGTCAATAGCACTATGCCATTAGATTTACAGACATCAATTGCTTCAATTGTGACGTGTGTTTCATGGTTGTCAAGGAGTAGAAGGACTTTTTCTTCTGGTGAGGGTTttacatgataaataaaatgattCAAATACTCAAGGAACTTTTCTGAAGTTGACCAACCTGTCATGTGAGCTGCTCCCATTGTTCCAGGAGGAGCTCCCTTGATCATATGATCTTTATAGTGTACCCTAGGGAAGATCATCATGGGAGGAACAGCGTTTCCAATGGCATTTACTGCACATATAATTGTGGTGTTCAGGCCTCGCTCCCCAGAAGTGACTGATCCTACCTGTTTTACCCCTTTGCCTGCTACTACTTTGACCGGATTATGTACTGTAGTTATACCACTTTCGTCTACATTATATAACCTTTCTGGAGGAAAGTTGTGTTTTTCAATGACTTCTGAATATTTATCAAAGAATGTATTTACATTGGCTCTATTAAACGAAGTAGCCCGAGCCAAGCTAGTAGCCTGAGGCTTGCGAAGACTTATTACAGCCTCATGTCTCTTCATGAAGTCTAAGTACCATTGATCGCCTGCTTTAGAATCTCTATTCCAAGTAGGAGGGTAAGTTTTTCCATTTAATTTGGCATAATCAAAGGCAAGTTTTTTTACTTCTGTTCTAGACAATCCGTAATGCATTTTGCTACACTGTAGCAAGTACTGAACTAATTCAACCTCCTCCTCTCTAGTAAACACTGTCCACACAGCGCATCTATTAAAATAAGTAGTTGGATCTGTTTTACCAGTTTGGTAGGCCAAATAGCGCTGCAGTGTTGTTCTCTTCACTCCAGATTCTTTTGCCGCTTTTCGCACCGATACGCCATCCTCTAGAACCATATTTGCTGCAGCCATCACATTTTCAGAGTTTGGTTGCGATCTCTTCTTACCCTCTTTATTTCTGGGCATCTGAAAACCAAAAACACAGATCAGAAAAGCCAAATTTTAGgttatacattgttatataatttaaacattagtcACATTTAATGCTTTTGTACCTAGGGCCACCAAACTTGTACCTGGGGCCATGGCCCTAGGTACACATGTTTACTGTGGCCCTAGGTACAAGTCTGtacatattttatcaatagtGTTGTCATAACCAGTCAAACTAACCTTAATCCTGAATACTAAAATCTATTCTGCACTAAACAAAGTTTCACACATACTATCTCTAAATTATCTGATACACTTACCTTCAGAGTGAAAAATCCAAGCTGGTAagtagaaaaaattacttttgcaaGTGAAAACTAGCTCAACTGGATATCCTCTGGCAATGCTCATTAGTTTGTCTCCAACACAGGAATAGGAGCTGCAAGCAGTTTAGCCAACACACTAAACTCACCAGAATAAAAATTCCCCCTACAGTTTGGGGGGAAAAAGGGGTGGCCCTAGGTACATTGTGGCCCTAGGTACACAGGTCTCCCCTAATATAGACTGATaaactaacaaatttataattctgCGGCGAAGCAGAAAGCCTGCAGAGCACATATGGTTTAATTGTCCTGCCATATGCAAGATCAGGAGAAAATTCCTAGGGGCCTATTTTCTCAATTTCTAGGAAATTAGAGATCTAAAGCCCTGAAATCTAATAGGCTTTGGAAAAAGCTTTAGATTTTGAGTGCCTTGAAAcctaagtaagggaggcgcaaaagTCCTGTTAGGACTACGTGTGGGGACTCCTGTGTCTTTCCctctaacaaaaaaaattataaacggGTTAATTCAAATTTGAGTATACAAGACAATTATTGGATACTACGaagtccttatctactatttgttataggctatatacgtattatatttataaaatgttaaagataATCGTAACAATCGCTCACATAATCTGATACAGAGCTCGAATTTGGGTTCTATCTCGAGAGATCTTTTTCTTATTTTGCTAAAAGTGCCAAATGCACCACCgtagcccgcactgatggccaggggcatatCTGATCGGTATTTTCCTGACCTCAGATCGTCAAACTTCTCCGATGTCAGATCACGTTGTAAGATTTAGGACGTGATCTAAAATCgggaaagtactgatcggaaatgctTCTGCCCATCAGTGCAGGCTTCAATGgtgaaaaacatcccttgagatagtacccaaaaTCAAGGTTAAATCACATAAGCGCTTGTAAATATACACATCAGTTTTAAAAACCTTTGCAAATTAGATCTGCACAGGAAAAATTGATTACTAGTTCTAgtgttaatttattcaaattagataaagaaaatataactttCTCAATGTATAGCAAATTCTTCAAATATGATGCCACACATCTTAATAGCATTCTCAAGAACAAAGCTTTTTGCAGTTCATGATTTACAACTACAGTTGTCTAATTACTATTATtgtgttgttttctttaatattaacaaaatccatGAATTTACACAATATCCCTTAACATCCAGAAATCTGaggaatttttaaaagatttcatttgtacataatttttgttttgtgaaaacCGTCCATcactaagtttttaataattttattaagatttatgaaaatataatcaaAAGTTTATCGCTGAGTGACTGAAGCTACTTATGGTTAATacttgtttgttaaaaaaaatactacatgAGAAAAAATATTGCTTCATGGAATAGACCTGTGATGTGTATATGCTTGGTCCCTAAGAATAACTCTGTGATAAGAATAACCCAATTGAAGTATTGTCTGCTAGCAAAAACactgatagtaaaaaaaaacatttattttaccaaatgttGACTTTGATAGTATATCAGGAAGATAGTAGACTATCTAAATGAACTAAAACTTgggttataaaacaaataattactagTGTTATCAGTGAAAGAGATTATATCTATTATGTTCACAGTTGGAGACTAC
The Homalodisca vitripennis isolate AUS2020 chromosome 1, UT_GWSS_2.1, whole genome shotgun sequence DNA segment above includes these coding regions:
- the LOC124353247 gene encoding jerky protein homolog-like isoform X1, with the translated sequence MPRNKEGKKRSQPNSENVMAAANMVLEDGVSVRKAAKESGVKRTTLQRYLAYQTGKTDPTTYFNRCAVWTVFTREEEVELVQYLLQCSKMHYGLSRTEVKKLAFDYAKLNGKTYPPTWNRDSKAGDQWYLDFMKRHEAVISLRKPQATSLARATSFNRANVNTFFDKYSEVIEKHNFPPERLYNVDESGITTVHNPVKVVAGKGVKQVGSVTSGERGLNTTIICAVNAIGNAVPPMMIFPRVHYKDHMIKGAPPGTMGAAHMTGWSTSEKFLEYLNHFIYHVKPSPEEKVLLLLDNHETHVTIEAIDVCKSNGIVLLTFPLHTSHKLQPLDRGVYGPLKKYYNTVCTE